The Megalops cyprinoides isolate fMegCyp1 chromosome 10, fMegCyp1.pri, whole genome shotgun sequence genome window below encodes:
- the LOC118784897 gene encoding zinc finger-containing ubiquitin peptidase 1: protein MLTCEICGEGVISEADMRTHLLLSHLENEMRCPLCSLAGVSYDELHFHIHTAHAERGDQSTRKHRGTAAGQACTKAGGSDTVANGGSPSRTCSGASPDRTANEPISDRAAGGGLSGLAAEELLGGTFGNRLSSRVGGLPDQTSAHAEELACPVLGGSPRAPHCAGEESKGNREEPIRTKQKRLFSPMKEKCFPCPVCPLVFSNCFILQEHVELHLQEQGVAEGGHAQHYECPLCSLTCADSTSLQLHVELHLEGSAARGAEGACSDLQLAKQLQEEEERKRKVEEDKREAEEFKKLQRQFGLDGSGGYRKQIEKNLERAVSRGHMAPAEFHRKRAEVMESLASGIDDGRTRTSGLMAALYEYYLKEGRDCAHVWLSAETDHYSSSEGDRGWGCGYRNFQMLLSSLHRMDAYKHCNNEGRIPSIPQVQALIEQAWREGMDPQGASHFNGRLQGSRAWIGATEIYSLFTSLGVRAHLMDFHQPTGSGNTHPRLFEWVKRYFSQSACRGTRLPPRVVQTTQPPIYLQHQGHSRSIVGIEQKKNGSFCLLIFDPGCPPGDMRKLLARDGVTCASLRHLRKFLGGLKHNQYQIVAVEGVLSPEEKRTRIANSRSLRAERIP, encoded by the exons ATGTTGACGTGTGAAATCTGCGGTGAGGGTGTGATATCAGAGGCAGACATGAGGACACACCTTCTCCTCAGCCACCTGGAGAACGAGATGCGCTGCCCGCTTTGCTCCCTGGCCGGCGTCTCCTATGACGAGCTCCATTTCCACATCCACACAGCCCACGCAGAACGGGGAGACCAATCCACTCGGAAGCACAGGGGCACCGCAGCCGGTCAGGCTTGCACTAAGGCCGGCGGGTCTGACACGGTGGCCAATGGAGGCAGCCCCAGTAGGACGTGTAGCGGGGCCAGCCCCGATAGGACAGCCAACGAGCCCATCTCTGATAGGGCGGCCGGCGGGGGTCTCTCAGGCCTGGCAGCCGAAGAGCTGCTCGGAGGCACCTTTGGAAACAGACTTAGCTCCAGGGTGGGCGGTTTGCCAGATCAGACATCAGCACATGCAGAGGAACTTGCCTGTCCTGTCCTTGGTGGGAGCCCAAGAGCCCCCCACTGTGCTGGTGAGGAGAGCaagggaaacagagaggagccaatcagaacaaaacagaagcgCCTCTTCTCTCCTATGAAAG agaagtGCTTCCCATGCccagtgtgccctctggtgttCAGCAACTGCTTCATCCTGCAAGAACATGTGGAGCTGCACCTGCAGGAGCAAGGGGTAGCCGAAG GCGGCCATGCGCAGCATTACGAATGCCCTCTGTGCTCGCTGACCTGCGCAGACAGCACCTCACTGCAGCTGCACGTGGAGCTCCATCTGGAGGGCAGTGCGGCCAGAGGGGCAG AAGGTGCTTGCTCAGACCTGCAATTGGCCAAACAGcttcaggaggaagaggagcggAAGAGGAAGGTGGAGGAAGACAAACGTGAAGCAGAGGAGTTCAAGAAGCTACAG AGGCAGTTTGGGCTAGATGGAAGCGGCGGCTACCGCAAGCAGATAGAGAAGAACCTGGAGAGGGCGGTGTCTCGTGGTCACATGGCCCCCGCCGAGTTCCACAGGAAGAGGGCGGAGGTGATGGAATCCCTGGCCTCAGGGATCGATGACGGAAGGACCAGAACATCGG GTTTGATGGCAGCCCTGTATGAGTATTATCTAAAGGAGGGGCGTGACTGCGCCCACGTGTGGCTGAGCGCAGAAACTGACCACTACTCGTCCTCTGAGGGAGACCGGGGCTGGGGTTGTGGCTACAGAAACTTCCAGATGCTGCTGTCATCACTGCACAGGATGGACGCCTATAAGCACTGTAACAACg aaggGAGAATTCCCAGCATCCCCCAGGTGCAGGCCCTGATAGAGCAGGCCTGGCGGGAGGGGATGGACCCCCAGGGGGCGTCCCACTTCAACGGCCGGCTGCAGGGCTCACGCGCCTGGATCGGGGCAACCGAAATCTACTCCCTCTTCACCTCCTTAGGAGTCAG GGCGCATCTTATGGACTTCCATCAGCCCACTGGCTCAGGGAACACCCACCCCCGCCTCTTTGAGTGGGTGAAGAGGTACTTCTCCCAATCAGCCTGCAGGGGCACCAGGCTGCCCCCCAGGGTCGTGCAGACCACACAGCCCCCCATATACCTACAGCACCAAG GTCACAGCCGCTCCATTGTGGGTATAGAGCAGAAGAAGAACGGCAGCTTCTGCCTCCTCATCTTCGACCCCGGCTGTCCCCCGGGGGACATGAGGAAGCTGCTGGCCCGTGACGGCGTCACCTGCGCAAGCCTGCGGCACCTCAGGAAATTCCTTGGCGGCCTGAAGCACAATCAGTACCAGATCGTGGCTGTAGAGGGCGTGCTTTCACCAGAGGAGAAACGG ACACGAATTGCGAACTCCAGAAGCTTGCGTGCAGAGAGAATTCCATAA